In Miscanthus floridulus cultivar M001 chromosome 5, ASM1932011v1, whole genome shotgun sequence, one genomic interval encodes:
- the LOC136454695 gene encoding protein pxr-1-like translates to MGYNKNAALKETQAHEGKSSSQEKKKVKDDSSSEEEESGEEVALIIRNFRKFIKKKSNRKTYGDGKKRNKKRFCYGCGQTSHFTSDCPNEKKKHKHDMDEDKKNKGKKRGEAHLGEEWESNDSDSSDDEKKKKGAANIAVHHSSSPTMIFPDSTSPPKLFPNLSSSPRLFSNLIDNDYYTPT, encoded by the coding sequence atgggatacaacaaaAATGCAGCCCTAAAGGAAACTCAAGCTCATGAAGGCAAATCTTctagtcaagagaagaagaaagtgaaggatgattcttcaagtgaagaagaagagtctGGTGAAGAAGTTGCACTCATCATTAGAAACTTTAGAAAGTTTataaagaagaagagcaaccgAAAGACTTACGGTGATGGGAAGAAAAGGAACAAGAAGAGGTTTTGCTATGGTTGTGGCCAAACCAGTCATTTCACatccgattgtcctaatgagaagaagaagcacaagcacgaCATGGATGAAGACaaaaagaacaaaggcaagaagagaggtgaagctcatcttggtgaagagtgggagtcaaatgatagtgactcaagtgatgatgagaagaagaagaagggagccgcaaacattGCCGTCCACCACTCTtcgtcaccgaccatgatcttccctgactcgacttcaccaccaaaactcttccccaacttatcttcatcaccaaggctcttctccaacctcatcgacaatgactactacactccaacttga